In the genome of Brachypodium distachyon strain Bd21 chromosome 3, Brachypodium_distachyon_v3.0, whole genome shotgun sequence, the window AGCAGATGATGGGCAGTCAGTCAGGCTTTGGGCTGCTGTCTGGCTTTACAAGCAAGAGCGCAGCCTTTTGGGAAGGCgtaaccattttttttttaccagccaccgccccccccccccccccccccgccccctgACAGGCTGACAGGCCCATCATCCCTGAGGCATACGTCGGATGACGCAGCGCCTGGGGCACGTGTCGCCTTGCCGGGCAAGCCGAGGACAGTCTCCGACGAGTTTTCTATCGCTGGCCAGCTGCAATCATTGGCCTCACCCGCCATAGCCACAGGGGACCATGCCTTCTGGCCCTGCCATAACGCAGCAGAAATCTCACTCAAATCTACTATTCCATGGTGGTCGTTGGTCAACATGGATCGCACTAGAGCGGGGCAGGGCCGGTGCACTGCGCGTTTTGCAGGTTTCGGTGCGTGGTGTCAAGCGCCGCGCTTCAGGAGGCGAGGTGAGCTGCATGCCAGGTCGTGGAGCTCGAGACAGCACTTTCTTTTAGGGGGATCGAGACAGCACCTGAGCGTTGAGATTTTCAGCCCGAGATGGTGATGGACCGGCCCATCGGAAGCCTTTACGGGTGTGCGTACGTGTGGGCTGAGTTCACTGGGCTTGGCCGGAGCTATTCTCAGCCGCCCGGACTCGTCTGGCTGCGCAGTATTTGGCTGGGCCGTGTAAGTTGAGTCTGAGTTCGGCTTGATGCTAAGCTCGCGCAAATTTGTCAAGCCCGAGCTTTCTTGGGAATGATGGAATTGGCTCAAATAAAAGGGTGAATGATGGAATCCTCTTCGATTGGCCCACCAAAAAAATACGGCCCAATGGAATCCTCTTCGATTGGATCGATGGATTCACCACGCCGCACAGACATCACACGATGCTTGattcaccgccgccgcctcgcctgcCTCCTGCGATATGCGGTCTCTAGGAATCCCTCCGCCGTCCCGTGGAGATCGATGAGAAGACGTTGGCCACAGCCGCGGCGCTCATGCTAGGGCAGGAGCACTCCACCGGCAGATCGATGAGCAGGCGCTCGTGCTAGGGAAGCGACACTCCACCGGCagccgaggcggaggcggttTTGACCGGCCGCGGCAGACCACACcactccctctcctcctcccgcatGCGAGGTACGATACGTCCCCATCTCTATCGACCTCCTCCTGCCTGGTTTGTGTACTGCTTTGAttggtctttttttctttttgaaaagaagGCTGAACCCTCGGCCCCTATATCAGTCTTATTGATTTATTAATAAACctgacaaaataaataaatcgaTTAAACCGATTAAACAATCCAAAGCCACCACCAATATATGGCTACAGGCCCGACGAAGAGGGTGGTCATTATCGGGACCGCATGCGCTAACCGCATACCATCGCACTGGGCACAACTGGTCAAGCAAATCCTTAGCATGTGCCATTTGCTCACACTCCAGAAATAGCTGCCACCGTCTTTCACCAACCCATCTTCAGGACAAAGATCGAAGCATCATAACTTGCCAGGCCTGATTTGGGGCGGCCAGCACGTGTTCCAAAACGATGCTCCCAAGAGAGAAAACAACACCAAAAGTGTCGCCATCGTCCGACCCAGGAGACCCAGGTCTAGGGTCCCCCACGGAACATCTGAGCGGGAGGCGGAGAAACGAGGAGCCGACGATGCCTTCAACAAGGTAACGCCGCCATCGCCAGCCCCGATAGAATCGGAGCAATGCCTCCCAAATCCGCCACGACGAGAGCAGCAGGAGGACACCGGCAAAGACGCGCCACCGGATGCCGTTGCCGCGCCACCCGACGGCAAGCCCATGCCTCCACGAGGCTAGGCTACTCCACCCCTGAGGCAAACACACCAGGAGCCTGCCTCATCGCACGTCGCTGGGCACACAGGGAAGAGCTGCAACATGCACCAGTGTAGGAAGCTCCGCCAAAACATCAAATCGCTGCGCCGCGCACGCGGCCACGagtgaccgccgccgccaggaaaGCCACCGAGGGGCTGCCGCCCCAGATCCGAAGCTCCACCGCACGCTCAACGTCGCCCGAAGGCCCCTGTCTTTTTGGGAACGAGGCCCGCCGCGGCGGAATGAGGCCGGTGATAGGGATTTGCCAGCGGGGGGGATTGGCAGAGCCCTCGGGTCGCCACCGTCGGACGACACGGAGGGTTTGTTTCCTCGTGCAGCCGTGCTTTGATTGGTGTTCTGCGATACTATATGTTCAATCTGATAATACGATTCCTTACAAGCCTATCTCCTGTTGGTGCTAACTAACGTGCTGTTTGACATGAGAAAACACTACAGAGGAGGGGTGGAGTGTATCTCTACGCACCAGGGTAAGAAAAGGGACTGTAGCGTGTGTATTTGTGTTTGCGGGTGTGCCGGTGTATCGTGAtacacaaataaaaaacatggTAAAGGTATTTTATTAATCTCAACGATAACCAATATAATTCCCTGGAGTGTGCGCTCCGTGGCCTACTATATAGCGCGGCCAGCCTGACTATGGCGATTGCGGTCTCCTGTTTTCCGAGGCCTCGGAAGGCTAATTACTCATGCGAGTTGCACCGCGAGATACCTCCAATTAAGCCACGTGGGCCTTGCATGAGCATGTGGTCAATAAAGACAGGCACCGGTTTAAAAACCGGCGCGCGCACTTGTCCGCGTGATCGACGCAGCCACTAGCGACGCCCTCAGTTGGACGCCGGGTTGACACGGCGGACGTCGTACGCGTCGGCGCGCCCTCTCGTCTTGGTCGAGCGTCAAGGTAGTGAGCACAACGACAGCGATCTCGGCGGAAACGCGGACGTCTCCTCCGCAGCGGCTCTGACGTACATCATGGTGATGGTGATCCCGGCGGCCACACGGACGTCTCCTCCGCAACAGCTCTCGCTTCATGGTGATGTCCTCCTCATCATGCGGGTGATGAGCTCCAGACGCCCTGGTGAACTCCGAGATGACGCTGGTTTCCACCGTTCAGCTTGATGGCAAAGTGGTGTAGCTAGCTTCAGTCCACGCGCCGATGCGACCACGAGCTACTGGTCGGTCAGTGTTGGCGGGCTGCTTGTTGGCGAAGCCTGGTCCTGGTGCCATAGGCGAGCTCGAGCATGGTGATGCCTCTGCCGAGCGCGTGATGACTTGATGATAAAAAAAAGCCCCGGCGGCACCGTGGTAGGCTGCAGGTGTTGGCTAACCCCATCCACCATGGCGTCGATGTCGTGTTGTTGGCAGGCTGCAATTGTGGGCGAGCTCCGTCCTCTGTAACGCCGGTGCCGCGGGCCGCACGTTGACGAGCTCGACGAACTGCAGTGTACTCCAGCCGTGACGCCATATTCAGTGCACGCCGGCAGAGACGCCGGCGGTCTGCTTGTTAGCAAACCGGGCCATATGCGGACGTCGTCGACCCACAGCAGCTCCAGATGCAgtagagagagatagagagaaagaaagaggagagggagggagatggagagagAGTCAACCTTGTCTTCACCAATGGGGACGTGGCCTTCTTCGTGAACTTGTTTGCTTCGTCTTGCTTCGGCTGACTTCTTCCCGTGTTGTGTTTCGTCTGTGTCTCTGTGTGTTCTCCTGTGGTTGTGAGTGCGTGAGTCCGTTGAGCGCTGGTGTTtgtgccttttataggcagcAGCTAGCAGGCTATGTGCAGGAATGGATAACGAGGAGCCGCGCAAGTATCGGCAGTAGTTGTGCTGGGAGAGCATATCCCTTCTATCGGCCACTCGTTCTAGTAGACGAATGGAGAATTAATGGTTATCTCTTCTCCGTTAGATTGATGATAGCTGGCCGCAGTGGTAGATGAGGAACGACGTGACCGTATCAACAAGTACCATGCATGcgtatatttatatatatacatacaccgGTGTAGATTATACTTCAAACTCATCAATCTCCAATGAGATATGTACAAAAATCCATCGAACAAATTGCCCCCTCACCAAGTAAGATCAAGCGTGAATTGATTGAACTTAACTTGGTGAAAGATTTTATTCCGGCTGAACGCTACATATAGGGCAGTTTAGACACTTTCGGTACATACAACCCATTTCTCAATCCCTTGATATCTGCAACAACCTCTAActgctagattttttttacggTTGCATCTGCTAGGACTATATAAATCCTCCGGGaggtagctagctagacgTTCTTGCTTCTCTCCACGGCAACTCCTAGTGGATCACCACACCTTCCGGTTTCCGTCGATCAACCCGGGTATCGCCGGATTTGTGTTGTACTCCCGCTTGGGCAGACCCAAGGAACCAGCGCGGCGGCTCGGCAAGAACGCAACAATGACGTCTAGGGATCATCTTCGGACAGAAGCAAGACCAGAGATTCGCCTCCTGCCCCTCCAAGCAAGAAGGGAGCCAAGCCAAATTGCCTAATCATATTTCTTCCTCATTCTTGTATAGGGCCAGCATGAGAATGTTTTGCCTCACGTCCAAATAAGCCGCGGCGTGGAGAGGCACATGTGAGACATGatagcagaagaagaaaccacACGGAGAGGTGCTGCGGTCAAACCTGCAGCAGCTCCAACGGTGCTTGCTACAAGAACTCCAGCTAATGCACGCACGACTCCACTGTCTTCTCCTGACAAGAAATGCCCCACTACAACGCTTGATGCTGATGGCGCCCTCACGATCAACAAGAAGCCGAAATTGGCTTCTGATGGTGAGCACCTATACTTCATCCATCCTTTCATGTGCATACACGCTTCTTTTAcatcagcatgcatgcacaagcAACTTATTcactttcttattttttttatatgcgGCTTTAGGCACAACAATTCGTGCAGCATCATCCCACCAATCGCACGAAGTTAAAGACCTCAAGGTCTTCCTTGAGAGGTACCAATGGGTGTGGTCCGGCGCTAGTCTATTCTCCACCAAAGTTGCTCCTTCTTCCTGCGGGACACTGCCGAGCCTCATCCTACCTGAAGGCAAGAATGCCCTCGAGCGACGAGCCCAGAAATTTCTCCCTTCAGATCTGGGGACATTCAAGAGCCCTAAGGGTAGAGCTTCTAGACAAGCAGCACACCATTGAGATGAGTGTGATGTTAGTTCTTGAATCGATGCATATAAAGGAGATATCCCCAATGACCTTGGCACCCTCATTGCCCACCTGAGAGCCTTGGTGTCTCGTCTACAGGGCGCGAGCAGCTCGAGCACTCCGCATGAGACGAGTCCCACAAGAGAGCAGACGCGCTCAATGCTGGAGAAGCTTGAGATAACCCAAACTGAGGTCACGACCATCCTGACTCGCCTTACAGTAGACTGTCAGCGCCTTCAGGCGCATGTCGCTGACATGATAGGCCTctgaaagaagaaacaagagATCGCGGAGGCACACGAGCAGATGACAGCAGAAGCACGGAAGCGTGAAGAAATTTACACCCTTCGCTAAAATGAAACAAGCTTCTCCAGCATTGAGCAGGCGAATGTTTCATTTTAGCGAAGGGTGCAAGTTTGGGCTGTCTCAAGCTTCTCCAGCATTGAGCTGGTCTGCTCTCTTGTCGGAGTCGTCTCGTGCGGAGTGCTCTAGCTGCTCACGCCCTGTAGACGAGACAACAAGGCTCTCAGGTGGGTAATGAGGGTGCCAAGGTCATTGGGGATATCTCTTTTGTATGCATCGCTCCAAGAACTAACAACACACTGTATCATCTCAATGGTGTGCTGCTTGTCTAGAGGCTCTGCCCTTAGGGCCTTTCGAATGTCTCCGAGATCTGACAGGAGGAATTTCTGGGCTCGTCGCTCGAGGGCATTCTTGCCTTCAGGTACGATGAGGCTCGGCGGTATCTCGCGGGAAGAAGGGGCAGCTTTGGTGGAGAACGGACTTGCGACGGACCACAACCATTGGTACCTCTCAAGGAAGACCTTGAGGTCTTTAACTTCGGGCGATTGGTGGGATGATGTTGCACCAGTTGCTGTGCCTGAAGCtgtatctaaaaaaaaacataaaaaaagtGAATAAGTAACTCGTGCATGCATAATGAAATAAAAGAAGCGTGCATGCACATGAAAGGATGGATGAAGTACAGGTGGTCACCATCAGAAGCCGGTTTCAGCTTCTTGTTGATCTGGAGGGCGCCATCAGCATCAGGCGTTGTAGTGGGGCGTTTCATGTCCGGAGAAGACAGTAGAGTTGTGCGTGTATCAGTTGGAGTTCTTGTAGCAAGCACCGTTCGAACTGCAGGTTTGACTGTAGCACCTCTCCCTgtggtttcttcttctgctatCATGTCTGACATGAGCCCCTCCACGCCACTGCTTATCTAGACGTGAGGCAAGACATTCTCAAGCTGGTCTTGTACCAGAACGAGGAAGAAATATTCGAACTTGCTGTTTCAACTAATGATTTTACCTCTTCTGTCCCTTCTTTTATGCCATCATATCTAACAgtttcccttttccttttttgggtTTTCGCTGTATGcccatttttttaatcatgaTGTCAGCGTTTGTAGGCTACTAGGCAGTGTGAGCATGTGCGCATGTGCATATTCAGGGGTAGCACACAGATTAATGATATTGACGGTGAAGCATTTGCCTGTGCCTTCTTCATTTCAGAACTTCTCGTGCTCTCCGACGTCTCCGTGAACTCAAATTTCTGACTATTTCCATATATTATTGTTGTTGCATAATGTTGTGTTAAATCTGGTGATACGATTATGACATTTAGTTCCTCTTAAAACAAATTTTCATGGTTCACCATGGCACTATGGCCTATAGTTAGCATTTTTACTGaaaatttctccaaaatacaGTCATACTGAATCCTTTATTTTGTGTCTGTCCATCTGGTTAATCCTTGGTGATTTCTCATGTCTGCAGATATTCTAAATAGTGATGTGCTACTCTCTTTTTTGACCGGGTGACTTGCTACTTTTATGCTTCATCTGAAATTCAACGCCTCAACTGAAAATTTTAGCTCTGACATGAGAtgtgttattttattttgcaggcTTATGAGAAATGCTTCCAGAACCTACACTATATGCAGTGATATGAAGAACACACAATTGCTCACGTGATTCAGGCCAAGTACGAGAATACAAAGGTAAACAAATCTGGCTGCCACACCGCTCTTCTTATTTATCAACTGTTTTATCTATTGCATCTGTGGACATGGATTGATCTCTGTCTAAAAGCTTGGATTGGTACCGGCCATCCTTCTACTAACAAGTTTGCGTGCCTATTACTCGAAATGTTTATGCTTTGACAATGTTTCTTCTCCGATTTGTTTTCTCAATTATTTGCCATCTGTATTTTGCAGATTCAAATGCCGAAGGACTTCGAGCAGAAGTTTTGATGAACTGTTCATGAATTGTACTTATTGTAGCCTCTTTGTGTTGAGGAGATGAGGTCAACTCTGCTTGTTCTGGCGAGGGAAGAAGACAGAAGGAAGAGCCAGTGCCAGTCCCTTGTGACCAGTCCCTTGTGCTCAGGTACTGTAATTTATAAAGCAATCAACGCGTAGTCCTAACATTAAATAGATGGAAGGTGGCACACCCTGTCTGATTGGCAACCGAACTGAGGCACATTTGGTgactgttttttttgttttattgcaAATGCTGTCGTGGCAGATGACACATTACTTGGAAAattgaattatttcaaaactTGTTAGAAAGAATAAAAATCTTTTTATCTCTTGTTTTGCTGCATGCTTGTGCTTGGTAGcaggtagcagcagcagcagcagtaagCAGCAGACAGTTCCTGCTTGCACTACAAGCTTACACATGTAGAGAAGTGATCTGCTGGAATTGATGATATATGACACTATTCTGATCGTTCAATAAAACTAAATCGATTGTCATTTGAATCCTGAAAGTGTTTCGTGTGAGCATAGCTGCAGGTCTTAAATTATCCATTCATTCACTTGGAGTTGCATAGTTGTACAAAAGATCCACTTGCAACACAATATGTATATGTAAATAGAGATATGGATTTTCACATTAGCACAACAGATACAATATGGATTTTGCTATAATTGAATTAAGACAATTTTCCATTCCATGGTTTTTGCTTGGTCAGATTTTGAGTTCTTCTAGGAATGATAAATTATGCTTCCAGAAATAAGGCAAAGGATAAATCCATGACTCCTTTTTCACCTGCATAGGAGATGTAAATCAGTGAAAGCCTGAAGATCATGTTAGCATATCTTATAGTGTTATCATAAATCATATTTGTCGAGTCTTGATTTTATAGACAATGTTTTGCAACATTCAGGTGTGGGATATGCGCTGCCGGAAGAGAGGGGAACCAGTAGGTGCTTTGACAGGTCATTTAGATGGGATTAATAGCCATGGAGACGGGCGTTATTTCATCTCCAATCGCAGGGATCAAACTATTAAACTATGGGATGTCAGGAAAATGTCCTCCACGATGGAGTAACTACCAAACTTACTTTACGTGACCCTTTCTAcaagtaatttatttatttgttataCATGAAAATGAATTGCTCTAGGCAAGTAGGAAGGTAAAgtcatttttttagatgatcaaCTCTTACAAAATGTGACTTGCCGAATTATATGTAGGAGTGTAGCTCACTGACTATGGTAGACTTTTCTATTAGGACATGTTATCACCAGCCATGCCTTTGTTTTTCTCCTGTTTGAACTCATAAGATCAATTTTTTATtcatgatctatatatatTCCCTGTTTTTATCTCATTTTCTGTACAACTGTCTTTTCAGCTGCACACCAAATAAAAGCACATGAATGGGATTACAGGTGGATGACTTATCCATCAAAAGCCCGGTATTTGAAGCATCCATATAATCAGTCACTAGCCAAGTTCAGAGGCCATTCGGTGTTGTGCACACTTATTCATTCGGTGCAGTGGAGTAGTTCGGAACCTTCAATATGAACGTAGGAAATATTTATCTAATATAGTTATCTACTGGCATATTTAAAAGGGACCTCTGGATTCTGATCTCAGTTGTGGAATTTTATGATCTTACTAAGCCCATGTGGCTTTGATATTTCGTGGTTGGATCCATTAGTAGGATTTGTCCAGGATGGAATTCAGATCTACAAATAATCTCCATTTTTCTTCTATCTGATTCTTTATTGAATGCTTATGGATTTTGGCTGATCTATGTTAGACATAGTATCCAGCTTACAGATGTACGTTAATTTATCTAAAAGCAACTGCATCAAGCTTGTCGTATTTTATAACCTCAGTGAATAGGGCATCATCCAAAAAGTTGATTATATGCTCCATGTTGTGGCAGGTGTGGTCTGCTTAGTTCTGATATCCGTGTGCTTAGCTCTTATCAGTCAATGTACTTTTGTAACTTGTCACTACGAACAGAAGTCTTCTTAGAACACATGGATATATGTAACAGTAGTTGATAGTGGAGGGGTTCCGTATTTGCTTGGTGCCCATTGATATTTCAATGGTTAATTCAAATGTGGTTCCTGACTTAAGTGTTTGTTATCTTATCTTAAATTATCCTATTTTGAGTTACTACTTACTGTTGATCAGAGTACCttccttttcaaaagaaaaatggattcATGTTTTCTCCTCAAGTGTTGTTTAGCTTTAAGAATCCAAATATTTTGCCAACAGATTTGGAAGAAAAGATAAGAAGAATATGCTAGAGTACCAAAATTTAGAGAAGAAGATGGACAAGGCGTTATGTACTTATGTCAGCctctatttattttcattatatATTTCTAGATAGGCTGATACGAGCATTGATAAGAGGTCTTCATTATACCGAGGTGTGTAAGTTTACTTATTGAACATTCCTCAACTAATTtgagtatttatttttcatctgTGCAGATATATCATATTACTTGATTCTGCTCATTTTGTTATCGTCTTAATTCTCTTTTATCAATTCATGCATGTGAATGGCTTGTTTTTTTCCCTCTGTTTTGCATGCAGGCGCCTCTTTTTTCACATCTGCCAGGACTGCTCATACAGATGAACTGAAGATTTCAAATTCCCGCTGCGTAGTTGTGTTACCGCACTAGGCAAGTGCACTTGATGTATGATTTGTATAACACCATCTGCATTTGTATTGTCATAAGCTCGTGGATTCTGAATTATAACACCATATGCATTTGTATTGTCGGCCCAACATATTGATCAGCAGCGATCTATCTGTGCACATTTTTTCCACGTTTGTCAGCTGTTGCTATTGTGTTTCCGTTCATGAATCATACGGTGCCCTACACAACTTGCCATACTTCGCGAATCCCCTTGTCTCCCTTGTCTCGTCCTGTTCCTTCCACATTCTCATTAGCGTCTCAGTCCCAAGAATACCGCTAGACGAAAGTTCAAAATATATACTCAAAATACAAGGATCGGAAGTGTTCTGAAGCTTTTTCCATGACAAGCATGATGATAAACTTATCTGGTTCAAACCGCGATTTCACTTTGCAACAAACTCCAAATTCGAAGCTGATCAAATTTAGTCTTGTACGGAGCTTCCTCCGACcagtattacttgtctcaattttgcccaaatacgAATATATCTATATGTAAAAAACGTcaagatacatttaatattttgacgAGTAATTTTGGCCGGAGGGAGTTTATACTCCTAGGAAACCAGCAATGATATACAGTATCTTGATCCAAGGTATACACACCACTTGAAGCTAGCCTGACTAAACCTGACTACTCCGTTCTCAACCCATCATGCAGGGGGACATCGTCGTGTCGCACCATGAGTCCATGACGAGCTCTTCGATGCAGCATGCAGGCCCACGACTCCGAGAGACGGGAGCAGAGCGGCTCCGCGAGCTGGCCGTAGTCCGGCATCCCGGAGCCCTCGAGGTCGAGGACGCTCGCCGGCAGCACGCGCCCGAGTCCTCGACGCGGCGGACACGAAACCCTCCGCGGCTCCGCCGGTCCGCTGCACCGCGAGCTGCCACCTGTGGCCGCCAACACGGAAAGTGCAGTCGTCCTCATCACGCAGACCAGCGAGGGGCCGTCGGACCCGGTGAGATtgtccgcggcggcgctgccgccCGCCGTCGAGGAGCCGTTTGGGGAAAGAACAACTAACATCTGATCGCATCTCCCGTCAATTACGCAACAAGAGGCGCGCGAAGGCGCGGCCCAGCCACACTAGTCTACTTCTACTCTCACCCatacacacgcacgcacacatACTCTATCAGTATGAGCACcttagcctttttttttcagggttTTGGGTTGGAGCTTAATCGGGTTTGCGATCCAATAGCTGGGGTTTTGTCCGTTTTCGATGCTTTTAGTTTTGACTGTGTTTATGTAATGTGTGTGTCCAGTCTCTTTGTATGGCTATAAATGTGACTGTCGTCCATTTAAAAAACAGCAGCTGTTTAGACGCCTCAAACAGGTACATTGAACACAAATATCCAAATAGCTAACGATGCGACGTCGCAAGTTGTGAACACGGAATGCTGAATTGTCGCGCTCGCATGAGAACGACACTGCACGGCAGCGTGTTGGATGGACGCTTTCGATCGCTATTCCCCTTTAACTGTTCCTGTTATTATTCATCCAGTTAGCACCTCTATCGTTCTGAGTGCAGGACTTGGCAGGAGTAATGTAAACTTGTGTGAGAAATGATCCGGCGGTATCTCCGTCCACATGGCCTGCCTTCCTCTGCTTCTACGCCTCGTCATGCTTTCTGAGCGCTCGCACATCCGTGTTAAGAAGCTCACCATGGCATATGCAACCTACGGGGCAAGCAACCATTCTAAGATCTTGAACGTCCCACGGAAATGACATATTTTTGTCGAGAATAGCAGACCAAGAATCAAGCTCTCATTTTTAtcaaggaaacaaaaacagtTATACACATAGTGGCAGAAGGCGGTTTCAAAGTTCGCACAACACAATCCCCCAATCTGAACACGAATAACGCTTGTAATTCGCGAAGAATTATTCATTACCATCTGAGCACAAATGAAAAGCGCGAGCAGTCGATCGAAGCAACGTGACTACGGGCTTGATGGATTCTGTACTCTTAACCAATCCCCCAATCTGAGCACGAATAGCACTAGTAATTCGACAAGAATTACAGTTTTTAAAAGGATTATTCATTGAACACGAATGGAACTAAGCGAGAGCAGTCGATCGAAGCAATATGACTACAGGTTTGATGGATTCTAATACCTAAGTCCTTCGGGGCACAAGGCGCGGGCGCAGGGGATTCTTCATGACAACGGTGAACTCGGTCTTCTCGGTGAAATCGACCTCATGGCCGGCGACTTCGTGCCACTCGAACTCCCTCACCATGTTGGCGACGAAGTACTCCAGGTGGAGCATGGCGATGCTGAGCCCCGCGCAGATCCTCCTCCCAACGCCGAACGGCATCATCCTGATCTCTCGGTTGCCGGTCACGTCCACcccttcgccggcgccgccgggcaAGAACCGCTCCGGCGAGAACTCCATCGGCTTCTCCCACTCCTGCTCGTCTCTGCCCATCTCGGCGATCATGAAGTTCACCGTCGCGCCCTTGGGGATCAGGTACTCCCCGACCTCCatgtcctccgccgccctgTGCGGCAGCACGAAGTGCCCCGGCGGGTGCTTGCGGAGGCCCTCCAGGACCACCGCCTTCAGGTACGGCATCTTGTGTACATCCTCCTCGGAGACCTCTTCCTTGTCGTCCCCCGTCGTGGCCCTGATCTCCTCGTAAAGCTTCTGCTGGATCGACGGGTTCTTGACCAGCTCGGCCATGATCCACTGCAGCCCGGTGGAGGTGGTGTCGGTGCCGGCGTTGAGGAACTCGGAGCAGAGGTTGACCATCTCGCCGTCGGTGAGCGCGCGGTCTCCCTCGTCGGGGAGCTTGATGTCGAGCAGGGCGTCCACGTACGAGTGCTCGAACGTCGTCACCGTCCTGGGCTCGccctcggcctcggcggcgcggcggttcCTGTACTCCCGCCGCGCGTTGATCAGGGGCACGAACAGCTCCTTCTGGCGCTGCCGCATGGCCTCCGCGGTCCTGATGCGGTCGCGGAAG includes:
- the LOC100824412 gene encoding cytochrome P450 89A2 gives rise to the protein MDTWRVFLGGILFFALPLILLPLLRGGKSGRRRVPPGPPSVPVLGSLVWLTNSPAEVEPLLRRLFARYGPVVSLRVGSRLAIFVSDRRLAHAALVESGAVLADRPALASVRLLGENDNTIVRASYGPVWRLLRRNLVSETLHPSRVRLFSPARAWVRRVLADKLREAAAPVVETFQYAMFCLLVLMCFGERLDEAAVRAIAAAQRDQLIYMSRKMPIFGFLPSITKLIFRDRIRTAEAMRQRQKELFVPLINARREYRNRRAAEAEGEPRTVTTFEHSYVDALLDIKLPDEGDRALTDGEMVNLCSEFLNAGTDTTSTGLQWIMAELVKNPSIQQKLYEEIRATTGDDKEEVSEEDVHKMPYLKAVVLEGLRKHPPGHFVLPHRAAEDMEVGEYLIPKGATVNFMIAEMGRDEQEWEKPMEFSPERFLPGGAGEGVDVTGNREIRMMPFGVGRRICAGLSIAMLHLEYFVANMVREFEWHEVAGHEVDFTEKTEFTVVMKNPLRPRLVPRRT